The sequence below is a genomic window from Ciceribacter thiooxidans.
GCTCTACGAAGAAGGGAAGAACGGGGCGCCCAAGATGATGAATGTCGGCCTGCACTGCCGTCTCGCCGGCAGGCCCGGCCGCGCCGCGGCGCTCGCCCGCTTCATCGATTACGTGCTCTCGCACGAGAAGGTCTGGGTGCCGCGTCGAATCGAGATCGCCCGCCACTGGCACGAACACCACAAGCCGGACAGCATCTGACATGGTGAGCAGAAACGGCTTCATCTCCCGCTTCGGCGGCGTCTTCGAACACTCGCCCTTCATTGCCGAGCGTGCCTTCGATGCCGGTGGCGTTCGCGAGCCGCTGACGGCGGCTGGCGCGCACGCGGCGATGTGCGCGGCATTCCGTTCTGCGAGCGAAGCAGAACGGCTCGGCGTGCTGCGCGCCCACCCGGACCTCGCGGGGCGGCTGGCAATCGCCGGCGAGCTGACCGAGGACAGCCGCAAGGAGCAGGCCGGCGCCGGCCTCGACCGGCTGTCGCCTGCCGAGCACGCCCGTTTCACCGCGCTCAACGAGGCGTATACGACGAAGTTCGGCTTTCCCTTCATCATCGCCGTCAAGGGGCTGACCAGGGACGATATCCTGTCCGCCTTCGAAG
It includes:
- the uraD gene encoding 2-oxo-4-hydroxy-4-carboxy-5-ureidoimidazoline decarboxylase, which codes for MVSRNGFISRFGGVFEHSPFIAERAFDAGGVREPLTAAGAHAAMCAAFRSASEAERLGVLRAHPDLAGRLAIAGELTEDSRKEQAGAGLDRLSPAEHARFTALNEAYTTKFGFPFIIAVKGLTRDDILSAFEARIANSREQEFETACAQVEKIARLRLESLIPEND